The Hordeum vulgare subsp. vulgare chromosome 7H, MorexV3_pseudomolecules_assembly, whole genome shotgun sequence DNA window AGCTGAAAGGACTCTGCTTTCATTTGTGTTGTGGGCTGGTGGCAACTTGTTGTGCTGAAAATTGCTTATGGCAATTGATCCTCTAAATAGACTGCTTATGCTCGCACTTACTCGAGCAGTTTTGTTGAATTTATTTACATATAGTATGCATAACTTAGATTTCTGGACATAAATTGTGGAAGTTCAAAGGAATGCGATCTAGTAATTCTGAGATGCGATCACATACCACAGGTCAGGAGTTTGCAGAGACAGCTTCAGGAAGAGATCGACATGCATCTGGCATTGACAGATGCCATCGCACACGACACCGAGCTGATACTTAAATCTTCCACAAAACTACCAAACAAGGTGTGCGCACATTGCTGTACATATATTTGTAATTTACTTCATGTGATTGTAGACGGCCACCATTGAATACTAATTTATTTCCAGGCGCAGGAGCTTGTAGATAGCATATCCTCTTTAGAAATTACTGTCTCAAAGCTCGAGACCGATTTGAGTGATTTACGCTACCAGCTCTGTCATGTAAGGACTGAAAGGCTACTTGTAGAAAGTAATCCAGAATGCCTATTGCCTACACCATCAACTAGTAAATGCACATGGGATGAAGTAAGTTTTCCTTGTAGCAATAGTCTCACTGGGAAGTTCTTATTTCTGTCTGGACTTGCTGACGTTTTGTTTGTTTTACATTCAAAGCACACATCGGCATTAAGAGATTTTAAGTTGGGGGATTATGAGTCAGTTCAGTCAATGGAAGAATATCTATACCCTGAACTGGAAGAACCACAGGATGTTGAAAAAGAGAGTGAAAATAGGGAGAAGGTGTCTCCAAGTGGACAGCTAGAAGAACACCAGGATGTCAGCTTAAATCTATTTCTAGAAGAACACCAAGATGAAGAGGTCATATTCCATGCCTGTTTAACAGTAGTTTATGTTCTATGCAAAATATTTGAAGTTGTCAGTGAAgtaattttcttgttcttgcaGATGCAAGAGCCAGGCTCTATAGAGAaggatggcaaagagtatcttggAATAGATGCATTGTCATTTAACGAATCTGATCCGAAGAAACACAGCATGAATGGAAACATGTGCAACAATCCAAATCAGCTCTCTGGAGAGATGGTGCGCTGCATGAGAGATATCTTCCTACATTTATCTCGATCATCGAAGATATCACCAAAGTTGTCTTCTGATAATTCATCTTCATCAGCGGGATGTTTATCTGGCTCTACGTTTACGTCTGTGTCAGATTCATCTTTAATGGCCTCGGTGCTGCGAAGCCCTTCGGTTGATTCAGATCATGatgatgatattattgatgaagtGGGGAACTTTGATCCATACAGTGTTAATGGGAAGGAAGCTCGGAGAGACATTGGGAAGTATTGTTCAGTAGCTGAAGTATCTTGGATGAATGTATGCAAGGAACAGCTTGAATATGCATCCGATGCTCTCCAAAAATTCAGGTTTCTTGTTGAACCCTTGCCTAAAGAAATTAATACTAATAAATTAACTTCATGTTTACACAAATAGTCAAACCGTAATTTAGATGAACTGGAGCTAAAATTATTTGAGACCACCTGGAGTAACAATGGAGCACATGATATGATGTAGTATTACTTACTGAAAAAATGTGACCATAAAAGCTACATTTGTAAATGAAGGTCTCAAAAGTCAAAAGTGTTTGTTTTTACGGTTTTACCTTATAGCCCAATAGCCGCACTAGATGGTGTTGGTTATGTGAACAAAGGATGTTCTTCATGTCATGGCATGATTTAACTGTCTAACTATTCTTATCCGCAGGTCCCTTGTGGAGCAACTATCAAAGGTTGATCCTACTAGTATGAACGGCGACGAGCGGCTAGCGTTTTGGATCAACCTTTACAATGCCTTAATAATGCATGTGGGTACCATCCATTGTTTAGTGATTGCTTCACATGCATGGAAAGATGAAAATTATTTATTCTTCGTTCACAAAATCGTATTCATTTTTTATCAGAAGGAAATTCGAAGGCAATAGCTAGTGTTATGTCACAACAGTTGTTGTGGTGATTTTAAATACTTGGTAGTTCTACTGAATTATGTGTTGAAAAACAAGTTGATGCTTTATGCCCCACTGTCAATTATTCACGGGCCATGTGTTGCTGTTATTCTTGTCTGCTTACATGCC harbors:
- the LOC123409923 gene encoding uncharacterized protein LOC123409923, which gives rise to MRRYRSQLEQEVRSLQRQLQEEIDMHLALTDAIAHDTELILKSSTKLPNKAQELVDSISSLEITVSKLETDLSDLRYQLCHVRTERLLVESNPECLLPTPSTSKCTWDEHTSALRDFKLGDYESVQSMEEYLYPELEEPQDVEKESENREKVSPSGQLEEHQDVSLNLFLEEHQDEEMQEPGSIEKDGKEYLGIDALSFNESDPKKHSMNGNMCNNPNQLSGEMVRCMRDIFLHLSRSSKISPKLSSDNSSSSAGCLSGSTFTSVSDSSLMASVLRSPSVDSDHDDDIIDEVGNFDPYSVNGKEARRDIGKYCSVAEVSWMNVCKEQLEYASDALQKFRSLVEQLSKVDPTSMNGDERLAFWINLYNALIMHAYLAYGVPGNDIKLFSLMRKACYKVGGQSFSAAEIEFIILKMKNPSHRPQISLMLALHKFRVTEEHKRYSVDDTEPLVLFALSSGMFSSPAVRIFSAENVRQQLQESMRDYIRASVGINDKGKLTVPALLQSYAKGTVEDSLLADWICRQLTPAQVAAVQDTTSSRKQRLLGFSSFSVVPFDSTFRYLFLPDQH